From Zingiber officinale cultivar Zhangliang chromosome 5B, Zo_v1.1, whole genome shotgun sequence, the proteins below share one genomic window:
- the LOC121984756 gene encoding pentatricopeptide repeat-containing protein At1g10270-like: MSFFRHLLLRSLRGSSVSELRSPRHLATISTPSRHFAFSSAEEAAAERRRRKRRLRIEPPLHALRRDPNAPRPPRDPNAPRLPDSTSALVGPRLNLHNRVQSLIRGGDLDAASSTARHAVFSSVRPTVFTCNAITASMLRAGRIDDVVALFTFFFNQSNIVPNVVSYNILINAHCNAGRVDVALDVYRHILENAPFSPSYVTYRHLTKGLVDADRMQDAIDLLREMLNRGHGADSMVYNTLMAGFIDRGNMERALQFFDELRDRCLVYDGIVHSTLMEAYFKRGMDKEAMDSYQSLLDRQFKMTPATCNVLIETLLRHHKLVETEAMFESMLNNHSPPSFTAINTDTYNLMVNQRFKEGKIIEAIETFHRQPRKPVIMDVGCFNNIIRKLCANGLLPESEKLFGEMPEKSVNPDATTYRTLIDACFSAGRTDSALEYFEKMIKSSGESPGFRVDVGLYNMMFHGLVSAGRINQAMEVFGKMWERGIRPNQSSYEVLITAMCNEGNLDRGRELFEQMLRDRINATPEFSAFLLDAFGKAGRSHEIEGLVAGGSSNPNSQAQQVAISN; encoded by the coding sequence ATGTCCTTCtttcgccacctcctcctccgctccCTCCGCGGCAGCTCCGTCTCCGAGCTCCGCAGCCCACGACACCTCGCCACCATCTCTACCCCCTCCCGCCACTTCGCTTTCTCCTCTGCCGAGGAGGCAGCTGCCGAACGTCGCCGTCGCAAGCGCCGCCTCCGCATAGAGCCCCCGCTCCACGCCCTCCGCCGCGATCCGAACGCCCCTCGCCCTCCGCGCGATCCCAACGCCCCCCGTCTCCCTGACTCCACATCCGCCCTCGTCGGCCCCCGCCTCAATCTCCACAACCGCGTCCAGTCCCTGATCCGCGGCGGTGACCTCGACGCCGCCTCCTCCACCGCCCGCCACGCCGTTTTCTCCTCAGTCCGCCCCACCGTCTTCACCTGCAACGCCATCACCGCCTCCATGCTCCGCGCTGGCCGTATCGACGACGTCGTCGCTCTCTTCACCTTCTTTTTCAACCAATCCAACATTGTACCCAACGTCGTCTCCTACAACATCTTGATTAACGCCCACTGTAACGCTGGCCGTGTCGATGTGGCCCTCGATGTCTACCGCCACATCCTGGAGAATGCCCCCTTTTCCCCCTCCTATGTGACCTACCGCCACCTCACCAAGGGCCTTGTCGATGCTGACCGCATGCAGGACGCCATCGATCTTCTCCGTGAGATGCTCAACCGCGGCCATGGCGCCGACTCCATGGTTTACAACACCCTTATGGCTGGCTTCATCGACCGTGGAAACATGGAAAGGGCTCTTCAGTTCTTTGATGAGCTCCGCGATCGCTGCCTGGTCTACGACGGTATCGTACATTCGACCCTGATGGAGGCCTACTTCAAGCGTGGAATGGATAAGGAGGCTATGGACTCGTATCAATCATTGCTAGACCGGCAGTTCAAGATGACCCCTGCCACCTGCAACGTCCTCATCGAGACCTTGCTGAGGCACCACAAGCTGGTTGAGACAGAAGCAATGTTTGAGAGTATGCTAAACAACCACTCCCCGCCTAGCTTTACGGCGATCAACACCGACACCTACAACCTGATGGTTAACCAGCGCTTCAAGGAAGGGAAGATCATTGAGGCTATCGAGACATTCCACCGGCAGCCCAGGAAGCCGGTCATCATGGACGTTGGCTGCTTCAATAACATCATCAGAAAGCTCTGCGCGAATGGGCTGCTTCCAGAGTCAGAGAAGCTGTTTGGTGAAATGCCTGAGAAGTCAGTTAACCCGGATGCAACAACTTACAGGACTCTTATTGATGCTTGTTTCAGTGCTGGAAGGACAGACAGTGCATTGGAATACTTTGAGAAGATGATCAAGAGTAGTGGCGAAAGCCCTGGCTTCAGAGTCGACGTCGGACTCTACAACATGATGTTCCATGGATTGGTGAGCGCAGGACGAATCAACCAAGCAATGGAGGTTTTTGGCAAGATGTGGGAGAGGGGAATCAGACCTAATCAGTCGAGTTACGAAGTTTTGATCACTGCAATGTGCAACGAGGGAAACCTCGATCGAGGACGAGAGCTGTTTGAGCAGATGTTGCGAGACCGTATAAATGCTACCCCTGAATTCAGTGCTTTCCTACTGGATGCTTTCGGTAAAGCAGGTCGAAGCCATGAGATAGAAGGGCTAGTTGCCGGCGGTTCAAGCAATCCTAATTCTCAAGCACAGCAGGTAGCTATTTCGAATTAG
- the LOC121984757 gene encoding probable magnesium transporter NIPA4, whose amino-acid sequence MSPATASSGGNWVESYTGMSSDNIKGLVLALSSSLFIGASFIVKKKGLKKAGASGLRAGAGGYSYLSEPLWWAGMIAMIVGEVANFAAYAFAPAILVTPLGALSIIISAVLAYVILREKLHIFGILGCALCVVGSTTIVLHAPQERAIESVTEVWDLATEPAFLSYAIIVLVAALILVFRFAPQYGQTHIMVYIGICSLVGSLSVMSVKALGIALKLTFSGMNQLNYPQTWVFTIIVVSCISTQVNYLNKALDTFNTAVVSPIYYVMFTSLTILASVIMFKDWDRQKPTQIVTEMCGFVTILSGTFLLHRTKDMVDGSHHSSRLSKHANEDDDYSSDGIPLKSPDSFWQP is encoded by the exons ATGTCTCCCGCCACTGCATCGTCCGGCGGGAATTGGGTCGAGTCGTACACTGGAATGTCCTCAGATAACATCAAGGGTTTGGTACTCGCGTTGTCCTCTAGTTTGTTTATCGGTGCAAGTTTTATCGTCAAGAAGAAGGGGCTGAAGAAGGCCGGGGCTTCGGGACTCAGAGctg GAGCTGGCGGGTATTCTTACTTGTCTGAACCACTTTGGTGGGCTGGCATGATAGCAA TGATTGTTGGGGAAGTTGCTAATTTTGCAGCATATGCATTTGCTCCTGCCATTCTAGTAACTCCTCTTGGTGCTCTAAGCATAATCATCAG TGCTGTACTTGCATATGTCATCTTACGGGAAAAGTTACATATTTTTGGCATTCTTGGATGTGCTCTTTGTGTTGTGGGGTCGACTACAATTGTGCTTCATGCACCCCAAGAACGTGCAATCGAGTCTGTGACAGAAGTCTGGGATCTGGCAACTGAACCAG CTTTTTTGTCCTATGCAATAATTGTGCTCGTAGCAGCCTTGATACTTGTATTCCGATTCGCCCCTCAATATGGGCAAACACATATTATGGTCTACATCGGCATTTGCTCTCTTGTTGGTTCTCTCTCG GTTATGAGCGTGAAAGCTCTTGGAATAGCTTTAAAGTTGACATTTTCTGGAATGAACCAATTGAATTATCCCCAAACCTGGGTATTCACAATTATAGTAGTTTCATGTATCAGTACCCAAGTGAACTATCTCAACAAG GCTCTTGATACATTTAACACTGCAGTTGTGTCACCCATATACTATGTGATGTTTACATCATTAACCATTTTGGCTAGTGTGATTATGTTCAAG GACTGGGATCGACAAAAGCCCACACAGATTGTTACAGAGATGTGTGGCTTCGTTACCATTCTATCCGGAACATTTCTTCTCCACAGGACCAAGGACATGGTGGATG GTTCGCATCACTCTAGTCGCCTCTCTAAACATGCCAATGAAGATGATGACTATTCTTCAGACGGCATTCCGCTCAAATCTCCAGACTCGTTTTGGCAACCATGA
- the LOC121984755 gene encoding probable receptor-like protein kinase At1g11050, protein MGAMWRCLFCFLLLQSLPEVNMAVAAESTCPLNLSFVSTFPWDDATCLPPATNLTDCCLTLLSLFGMGTAQRLHDTGFFRLPDDPTAAACLSDYQSNISAARPHLSPSIVSTCFPSPDQFISTCAGIHTVRDWNARIGNSSSLNAACDGDLTDLARCDACVRAGFNVTAALTALDGNTSSATRCFYLTVIYASGVVNQLGPEDPRAASCILGLALSSPAPNRHKSHSAAIFASVFGALGFLLVAGAIALFAWRYRFKKKKKNSISTLSGKSSRSYPRPNTGSIWFDIQELEKATAGFSQGNFIGRGGFGVVYKGTLPDGTMVAVKKVLEPDVDGGDEEFRNEVEIISHLRHRNLVSLRGCCISQDVNAEEGKQRYLVFDYMPNGSLNDHIFGNSGRMRKPLTWSQRKSIVLDVAKGLVYLHYGVKPAIYHRDVKATNILLDGEMRARVADFGLAKQSKEGESHLTTRVAGTHGYLAPEYALYGQLTEKSDVYSFGVLLLEIMSGRRALDMSAPANMVLITDWAWTLIKEGRTEEVFDAALTRNEDDDGRPRQLPKGVMERFVLVGVLCAHVMVAVRPTILEALKMLEGDVEVPEVPNRPPAIALVYGDGSTFAASPASTGRSLDTREMLR, encoded by the coding sequence ATGGGGGCGATGTGGCGGTGCCTGTTCTGTTTCCTCCTTCTCCAGTCTCTTCCGGAGGTGAACATGGCGGTGGCCGCGGAGAGCACCTGCCCACTTAATCTGAGTTTTGTGTCGACCTTCCCCTGGGACGACGCCACCTGCCTCCCCCCCGCCACCAATCTCACCGACTGCTGCCTCACCCTCCTTAGCCTCTTCGGCATGGGCACCGCGCAGCGCCTGCACGACACCGGCTTCTTCCGCCTGCCCGACGACCCCACCGCCGCCGCCTGTCTTTCCGACTACCAATCCAACATCTCCGCCGCCCGCCCTCACCTCTCCCCCTCCATCGTCTCCACCTGCTTCCCCTCCCCCGACCAATTCATCTCCACTTGCGCCGGAATCCACACCGTCCGCGACTGGAACGCTCGCATCGGGAACTCATCCAGCCTTAACGCCGCCTGCGACGGCGACCTCACCGACCTTGCTAGATGCGACGCCTGCGTCAGAGCCGGATTCAACGTCACTGCCGCCCTCACTGCCCTCGACGGCAACACCTCCAGCGCTACCCGCTGCTTCTACCTCACCGTCATCTACGCCTCCGGCGTCGTCAACCAGCTCGGCCCCGAGGATCCCCGAGCCGCCAGCTGCATCCTCGGCCTCGCCCTCTCCTCCCCCGCCCCCAACCGTCATAAATCCCACTCCGCTGCAATCTTCGCCTCCGTCTTCGGCGCTCTCGGTTTCCTCCTCGTCGCCGGCGCCATCGCCCTCTTCGCGTGGCGATACCgcttcaagaagaagaagaaaaacagcaTCTCGACCTTGTCGGGGAAAAGCTCGAGATCGTACCCGCGGCCCAACACCGGCTCGATCTGGTTCGACATCCAGGAGCTGGAAAAGGCGACCGCCGGCTTCTCGCAGGGCAACTTCATCGGGCGCGGCGGATTCGGCGTCGTCTACAAAGGCACCCTTCCAGACGGCACCATGGTCGCCGTCAAGAAAGTGCTGGAGCCGGACGTGGACGGCGGCGACGAGGAGTTCCGCAACGAGGTGGAGATCATCAGCCATCTCCGGCACCGGAATTTGGTCTCTTTGAGAGGGTGCTGTATCTCGCAAGACGTCAACGCCGAGGAAGGCAAGCAGAGGTACTTGGTCTTTGATTACATGCCCAACGGGAGTCTCAACGACCACATCTTCGGCAACTCCGGCAGGATGAGGAAGCCCCTGACGTGGTCGCAAAGGAAGAGCATCGTACTCGACGTGGCCAAAGGGCTGGTGTACCTCCACTACGGGGTGAAGCCGGCGATCTACCACCGCGACGTCAAGGCCACCAACATATTGTTGGACGGCGAGATGAGGGCGCGGGTTGCCGACTTTGGATTGGCGAAGCAGAGCAAGGAAGGGGAGTCCCACCTCACCACCAGGGTCGCCGGAACCCACGGGTACCTGGCACCGGAGTACGCGCTCTACGGGCAGCTCACGGAGAAGAGCGACGTCTACAGCTTCGGCGTCCTCCTGCTCGAGATCATGAGCGGCCGGCGGGCCTTGGACATGAGTGCGCCGGCGAATATGGTGTTGATCACAGATTGGGCGTGGACCTTGATCAAAGAGGGAAGAACAGAGGAGGTTTTCGACGCGGCGTTGACTAGGAACGAGGACGACGACGGCCGACCACGGCAATTGCCTAAGGGAGTGATGGAGAGGTTCGTGCTGGTCGGCGTCCTGTGCGCGCACGTGATGGTGGCCGTCCGGCCGACGATACTGGAGGCGCTGAAGATGCTGGAGGGGGACGTGGAGGTGCCGGAGGTTCCGAACCGGCCTCCGGCCATCGCTCTCGTCTACGGCGACGGCAGCACCTTTGCCGCTTCTCCTGCCTCGACCGGGCGTTCCCTGGACACCAGAGAGATGCTCAGGTAG
- the LOC121987577 gene encoding beta-galactosidase 7-like, translating to METKADLRKKVVFFFLASTWAIASAGGGNDGVSYDGRALIINGTRRLLFSGSIHYPRSTPQMWPSLIAKAKQGGLDVIQTYVFWNVHEPIQGQYNFSGRFDLVRFIKEVHSQGLYVSLRFGPFIQAEWKYGGLPFWLHDVPDIVYRCNNDPFKFYMQKFVTKIVNLLKSERLFASQGGPIIISQIENEYKTVEAAFHEKGPSYVTWAASMAVGLNTGVPWMMCKQDDAPDPVINACNGLNCGSTFMGPNSPRKPALWTENWTFLYQVYGKDPRPRSAEDIAFSVALFIAKKNGSFVNYYMYHGGTNFGKSASSFVTTNYYDQAPLDEYGLIWMPTWGHLRELHAVIKQSQEALLWGMYTNSSLGQQQEAHVFETDSGQCVAFLVNSDKRNAAALHFRKTIYRIPARSISVLPNCKDVAFSTGQVSAQFGDRSATPVQYLNQDQQWQAFADQVCDQNKASFAAKGLLEQMATTKDVTDYLWYTISYNHSNFDDQQTLHVDSRAHVLHVFVNGKLVGTVHGNPDGALPVFDKHIEFKEGQNDIALLSVMVGLPDSGAYLEKRVVGLRRVRIRGSQGSLIDLTNWLWHYKVGLRGEDMLIFSEQGSKTARWNSLSGYTNRPLIWYKTMFDAPKGNDPVVLNLGNMGKGEVWINGESIGRYWVSFKAPSGRPTQSLYHIPRSFLKSSNNLLVFFEELGGDPRTITVETISISSVCGRVSESYYPSVLSKSKDPYVQLQCQQGRRISSIDFASYGTPFGDCVRRNYAIGTCHSPESKAIVKKACLGREECAIFVTNSMFGGDPCVGHSKSLLVVAKCT from the exons ATGGAGACGAAGGCCGATCTGAGGAAGAAGGTGGTGTTCTTCTTCCTGGCGTCGACTTGGGCTATAGCTTCTGCAGGCGGAGGAAATGATGGTGTAAGCTACGATGGAAGGGCTTTGATCATCAATGGAACTCGTAGGTTGCTCTTCTCTGGTTCCATCCATTACCCACGAAGCACTCCTCAG ATGTGGCCATCCCTAATTGCGAAAGCCAAGCAAGGAGGGCTCGATGTGATACAAACTTATGTATTTTGGAACGTCCATGAACCTATACAAGGACAA TATAATTTTAGTGGGCGATTTGACCTTGTAAGATTCATCAAAGAAGTTCATTCTCAAGGTCTCTATGTGAGCCTTCGATTTGGACCTTTTATACAAGCTGAATGGAAATATGG AGGATTGCCATTTTGGCTGCATGATGTTCCTGACATTGTATATAGGTGCAACAATGATCCTTTCAAG TTCTACATGCAAAAATTTGTGACAAAGATTGTGAATCTTCTAAAATCTGAGAGGTTGTTTGCCTCTCAAGGTGGCCCTATTATAATTTCTCAG ATTGAAAATGAATACAAGACTGTTGAGGCTGCATTCCATGAGAAGGGACCTTCGTATGTCACTTGGGCCGCATCAATGGCGGTCGGCCTCAATACCGGTGTTCCCTGGATGATGTGCAAGCAAGATGATGCTCCTGATCCAGTG ATCAATGCTTGCAATGGATTGAATTGTGGATCGACTTTTATGGGGCCTAATTCCCCTCGAAAACCAGCACTATGGACTGAAAACTGGACCTTCTT GTATCAAGTTTATGGAAAGGATCCAAGGCCAAGATCTGCTGAAGATATTGCCTTTTCGGTTGCACTCTTTATCGCGAAAAAGAATGGAAGCTTTGTGAACTACTACATG TATCACGGAGGAACAAACTTTGGGAAATCTGCCTCATCGTTCGTTACAACGAACTATTACGATCAAGCTCCTCTCGATGAATACG GCTTAATATGGATGCCCACTTGGGGGCACCTTAGGGAACTTCATGCTGTGATCAAGCAGTCTCAAGAGGCATTACTTTGGGGAATGTATACGAATTCTTCGCTTGGCCAGCAACAAGAG GCACATGTGTTCGAAACCGATTCAGGACAGTGTGTTGCCTTCCTTGTAAATTCTGATAAACGCAATGCTGCTGCTTTGCATTTCCGCAAGACTATTTATCGCATACCGGCCCGATCAATCAGTGTGTTACCAAACTGCAAGGATGTTGCCTTTAGTACTGGACAG GTGAGTGCCCAATTCGGTGACCGGTCTGCGACACCTGTTCAGTATCTCAACCAAGATCAGCAATGGCAAGCATTTGCAGACCAAGTGTGTGACCAAAACAAGGCTTCATTTGCCGCAAAAGGTCTCCTAGAACAAATGGCAACCACGAAAGATGTGACCGATTACCTTTGGTACACCATAAG CTATAACCACTCGAACTTCGATGATCAGCAAACACTCCATGTGGATTCTCGGGCACATGTCTTACATGTCTTTGTAAATGGCAAATTAGTAG GCACAGTTCATGGGAATCCTGATGGAGCACTACCGGTTTTCGATAAACACATCGAATTTAAGGAAGGGCAGAACGATATCGCTTTGCTTAGTGTTATGGTTGGACTTCCT GACTCAGGAGCATATCTTGAGAAGAGGGTGGTGGGACTTCGACGCGTGAGAATTCGAGGATCACAAGGTTCTTTGATAGATTTAACAAATTGGCTTTGGCACTATAAGGTCGGTTTACGGGGAGAGGATATGCTCATCTTCTCTGAACAAGGTTCCAAAACAGCAagatggaattctttatcaggctATACAAATAGACCTTTGATATGGTACAAG ACGATGTTTGATGCTCCGAAAGGCAATGATCCGGTGGTGCTCAATCTCGGTAATATGGGTAAGGGAGAGGTTTGGATCAATGGAGAAAGCATTGGAAGATATTGGGTGTCTTTCAAAGCTCCAAGTGGAAGACCGACACAATCTTT GTATCATATTCCTCGATCGTTTCTAAAATCATCAAACAACCTCCTTGTCTTCTTCGAGGAACTCGGTGGTGATCCTAGAACAATTACAGTCGAAACCATCTCCATTTCTAGTGTTTGTGGCCGAGTATCGGAATCCTATTATCCATCAGTGCTTTCGAAGAGCAAGGACCCATATGTTCAACTTCAATGTCAACAAGGGAGACGAATTTCATCGATAGATTTTGCGAGTTATGGGACTCCCTTTGGAGATTGTGTAAGAAGAAATTATGCCATAGGTACTTGCCATTCTCCGGAATCAAAAGCTATCGTCAAAAAG GCTTGTCTCGGTAGAGAAGAATGTGCAATTTTCGTAACTAATAGCATGTTTGGAGGTGATCCTTGTGTTGGGCATTCGAAATCTCTCCTTGTTGTTGCAAAGTGCACTTGA